One window from the genome of Pseudanabaena yagii GIHE-NHR1 encodes:
- a CDS encoding response regulator, with protein sequence MNAPELILIVDDIPSNLAVLSETLNAEGYDVAIATSGERALKQMEQILPDLILLDIQMPNMDGFTVCQKLKIDSRTCQIPIIFMTALTDLDSKMKGFELGAIDYITKPFQYREVIARIRTHLQLRKLTFSLEKEVSAQTASLQNALHEKEILLKEIHHRVKNNLMIVISLLNWQGESVQDPKLLSILEDSKKRINSIALIHEKLYRSPDLVKIDFGEYLHSLVHQIFATFSLSHDRVQLRCEVTSIFLNIETATPCGLIINELVSNALEHAFPENRSGELFVSLSHDEKDQIILMVADDGVGFPEGVDFRQTESLGWQLVCLLTEQLEGDVQLFRESGTRVVVSFSELNYQRRF encoded by the coding sequence GTGAATGCACCTGAACTTATTCTCATAGTAGATGATATACCTAGCAATTTAGCTGTTCTTTCGGAAACACTGAATGCAGAAGGTTATGATGTGGCAATCGCTACTAGTGGGGAACGTGCATTAAAGCAAATGGAACAGATCTTACCAGACCTGATTTTGCTGGATATCCAGATGCCAAATATGGACGGTTTTACGGTCTGTCAAAAGCTCAAAATTGATTCTCGAACTTGCCAAATCCCTATCATCTTTATGACCGCTTTAACTGATTTGGATAGTAAGATGAAGGGCTTTGAACTAGGAGCTATAGACTATATTACGAAGCCTTTTCAATATCGTGAAGTCATCGCCAGAATTAGAACCCATTTACAGTTAAGAAAATTAACCTTTAGTCTCGAAAAGGAAGTTTCTGCTCAGACAGCCTCACTCCAAAATGCGCTCCATGAGAAAGAAATCTTACTTAAGGAAATCCATCATCGCGTCAAAAACAATCTCATGATTGTTATCAGTCTCCTCAATTGGCAAGGTGAGTCAGTTCAAGACCCCAAACTCCTCAGCATCCTCGAAGATAGTAAAAAGCGCATCAATAGTATTGCCCTCATCCATGAAAAGCTCTACCGTTCCCCTGATTTAGTCAAAATTGATTTTGGTGAATACCTCCATAGTCTCGTTCATCAGATTTTTGCAACCTTTAGCCTTAGCCATGATCGAGTGCAGTTACGCTGTGAAGTGACTTCGATTTTCTTAAATATTGAAACGGCTACTCCCTGTGGACTGATTATCAATGAACTTGTTTCTAATGCTTTAGAACATGCTTTCCCTGAAAATCGCTCTGGTGAGCTTTTTGTTAGTCTCAGTCATGATGAAAAAGACCAAATTATTCTCATGGTGGCTGATGATGGGGTAGGGTTTCCTGAGGGGGTTGATTTTCGTCAAACTGAGAGTTTGGGCTGGCAGTTAGTTTGTCTGCTGACTGAGCAGCTCGAAGGTGATGTGCAGCTATTCCGTGAGTCAGGTACGAGGGTAGTTGTTTCTTTCTCTGAACTCAATTATCAAAGAAGGTTTTAG
- a CDS encoding P-loop NTPase fold protein, whose translation MDAEFLSEVQPMQQQMQQEVQEMYFEEEAPDESDSVAEDIANPVIFARLESEVLSVAFSPDDGRKIIAGLKNGTLQLFNATSGKPIRKPFQGHESRVSSLAFSPDGKKIVSGSYDQTLRLWDLQGSQDEKFFIRQEENYVNSVAFSPDGKKIVSGSIANTLLLWDLEGNHNSFQGHEQAVYSVAFSPDGKKIVSGSIDKTLRLWDLNGNHNIFRGHESTVNSVAFSPDGKMIVSGSNDKTLRLWDLNGKTHNIFRGHESTVNSVAFSPDGKTIISGSNDETLHLWDLNGKIHNTFRGHEDRVSSVAFSPDGKTIISGSNDKTIRLWTLDGNPLLNLADRSRQIEIPQGVANDSAQGEDCLNVQDEIEAMATVLMLRSLQPPMAVGILGSWGSGKSFGMYLIQQRIEAIRKQKLTRLQAWGDTNFPDDTQIMSPYVGHIYQISFNAWTYAKSDLWASLMQEIFYELNRQITLERQIGIFLSSSTAYQENKKEKPESSSLEKSSPTRNIDRLIYNPFKKINKTIQTSIERSQTALAIFSQQILNFWLVQFILHIITFVLIILFLIYALFVDLFHLASKIGNPPSPFIIWLSKQFRAYYSPNNLKKSYDSWNERIESVIEHLLFLLLDSFPKRLKDSKKNLEIVKQSKNPKPATNPDPETDPYQQKKFEQTLLNGGDFWRVLYLTNDEERRAFIESNDRLKKFKDWKDPTSNSNYLWNTLDKSKQEEQQRLKQQEQELQKKEQELQRQLKSAEAEVKQQLNHRKATALWTPIVKAIARLLFSKEEIEKYKNEIEKLAEAGKTTNETIALIKKVVTSWQGLIALFLMTLLIVLTLDPATRTAIFTATQNLLEQTGLASLFDRIIPTEAKNNFTELSHIIRDWFANFPQWIESIRTQIPSGVQIITAIVAAVTTLIPILKTLNNYLNSVQKEQAKIQSDREFLLKQKQSDSESLVKEVAQLKLQVAEQKQRVGLTANYASLMDFVSDRLQVDDYGKRLGLMQQVKQDLAALSDRLTDWQHNREELKKFFPRGPARVVLYIDDLDRCPPDRVVEVLESVQLLLNTKLFIVVLGIDDRYIARALEQVYEGVLKRGGKPSGLDYLEKIIQIPYRMRPISSSQIDSYLRAQTKIAKPQAPSTPVEKDDIPTKIKPQEETQEAIAPLSDLSVQTSEVMEPEASAIDTPESLENPQSIPTQTTQASTIQTPQAPTFTDETTFLETIAQTIEFEESEFQLLVNCCKHVDITPRTAKRLINIYKILQIIWSTRSQKGAKAPTDQDKRIVMSFLALSGRYPTYMRNLFEEIDLLFEEMISIDLLFEEMISEESPLEIYLEELLEPIKPTAKERDRYAQREWRKFTNDIKRMLEPDQAHPTKIKVDREIFNLMLSFCFVGDIGYDPDDFESKV comes from the coding sequence ATGGATGCTGAATTTTTGTCAGAAGTGCAACCAATGCAGCAGCAGATGCAACAGGAGGTGCAGGAGATGTATTTTGAAGAAGAAGCTCCTGATGAATCTGACTCGGTAGCCGAGGATATTGCTAACCCCGTGATTTTTGCTCGCCTTGAGAGCGAGGTGTTATCAGTCGCATTCTCTCCCGACGATGGGCGCAAGATAATTGCAGGGCTGAAAAATGGCACTTTGCAACTATTTAATGCCACTTCTGGCAAACCCATCAGGAAACCATTTCAAGGGCATGAGTCTAGGGTCAGTTCATTGGCTTTTAGCCCTGATGGCAAGAAAATTGTTTCAGGCAGTTATGACCAGACGTTACGGTTGTGGGATTTGCAAGGCAGCCAAGACGAAAAATTTTTTATAAGACAAGAAGAGAATTATGTCAATTCTGTTGCCTTCAGCCCTGATGGCAAAAAGATTGTTTCTGGCAGTATTGCCAATACACTGCTGTTGTGGGATTTAGAGGGCAACCACAATTCTTTTCAAGGACATGAACAGGCGGTCTATTCAGTCGCATTTAGCCCCGACGGCAAAAAGATTGTTTCTGGCAGTATTGATAAGACGCTGAGGTTGTGGGATTTGAATGGTAACCACAACATTTTCCGAGGGCATGAGTCTACCGTCAATTCAGTTGCCTTTAGCCCTGATGGCAAGATGATCGTTTCAGGCAGTAATGACAAGACACTACGGTTGTGGGATTTGAATGGCAAAACCCACAACATTTTCCGAGGGCATGAGTCTACCGTCAATTCAGTTGCCTTTAGCCCTGATGGCAAGACGATCATTTCAGGCAGTAATGACGAGACACTGCATTTGTGGGATTTGAATGGCAAAATCCACAATACTTTCCGAGGGCATGAGGATAGGGTTAGTTCAGTTGCTTTTAGTCCTGATGGCAAGACGATCATTTCAGGCAGTAATGACAAGACGATTCGCCTGTGGACTCTAGATGGTAATCCTCTACTTAACTTGGCAGATCGCAGCAGACAGATCGAGATTCCGCAGGGTGTTGCTAATGATTCGGCGCAGGGTGAGGATTGTCTCAACGTTCAGGATGAAATCGAGGCTATGGCAACGGTGTTGATGCTCCGCAGTCTCCAACCGCCTATGGCTGTGGGAATCTTGGGCAGTTGGGGCAGTGGTAAGTCCTTTGGAATGTATCTAATTCAGCAAAGGATTGAGGCAATTCGCAAACAAAAACTCACTAGGCTACAAGCTTGGGGCGATACAAATTTTCCCGACGACACGCAGATTATGTCTCCCTATGTGGGTCACATCTATCAAATTAGCTTCAATGCTTGGACTTATGCCAAGTCAGACCTTTGGGCAAGCCTGATGCAGGAGATTTTCTATGAATTAAACCGTCAAATCACGTTGGAACGGCAGATTGGTATTTTCCTAAGTTCCTCTACAGCGTATCAAGAGAATAAAAAAGAGAAACCAGAATCTAGCTCTTTAGAAAAATCTTCACCAACTCGCAATATAGATCGCCTTATCTATAATCCCTTCAAGAAGATAAATAAAACTATTCAGACGAGCATAGAACGATCCCAAACAGCCCTTGCAATATTCAGCCAACAAATTCTAAACTTCTGGCTCGTTCAATTTATTCTGCATATCATTACATTTGTTTTAATCATTCTTTTTCTGATTTACGCTTTGTTTGTTGACCTGTTCCATCTCGCATCAAAAATTGGCAATCCCCCATCCCCATTTATCATATGGCTGAGTAAACAGTTTAGAGCCTACTACTCTCCCAACAACTTAAAAAAGTCCTATGATTCTTGGAATGAGAGGATTGAGTCCGTCATAGAACATTTGTTATTTCTACTCCTCGATAGCTTCCCTAAGCGTTTAAAAGATAGCAAAAAGAATTTAGAAATAGTCAAACAAAGTAAAAATCCTAAACCTGCAACAAATCCTGACCCTGAAACCGATCCATACCAACAGAAAAAGTTTGAGCAAACTCTGCTAAATGGAGGCGATTTTTGGCGAGTGCTTTACCTGACAAATGACGAAGAACGCAGGGCTTTTATTGAATCCAACGATCGCCTCAAAAAATTTAAAGACTGGAAAGACCCCACCTCAAATTCTAACTACTTGTGGAATACCCTCGATAAAAGTAAACAGGAAGAACAACAGCGTTTAAAACAGCAAGAGCAGGAACTCCAGAAAAAAGAACAAGAACTGCAACGCCAACTCAAAAGCGCCGAAGCAGAAGTAAAACAACAACTCAACCACCGCAAGGCGACAGCACTCTGGACACCCATTGTCAAAGCGATTGCTCGACTCCTATTTTCTAAAGAAGAAATTGAAAAATACAAAAATGAAATTGAAAAATTAGCCGAAGCAGGTAAAACCACCAACGAAACGATCGCTTTAATAAAGAAAGTCGTCACCAGTTGGCAAGGCTTAATTGCCCTGTTCTTAATGACTCTCTTGATCGTCCTCACCCTAGATCCCGCAACCCGCACCGCAATCTTCACCGCAACTCAAAACCTGTTAGAACAAACTGGTTTAGCAAGCCTATTCGATCGCATAATTCCCACTGAAGCCAAAAACAACTTCACCGAACTTAGCCACATAATTCGTGACTGGTTCGCCAATTTCCCTCAATGGATTGAATCAATCCGCACTCAAATTCCATCAGGTGTACAAATAATCACAGCGATCGTCGCAGCCGTCACCACCCTCATCCCAATCCTCAAAACCCTCAACAATTACCTCAACTCCGTCCAAAAAGAACAAGCAAAAATTCAAAGCGATCGCGAGTTCTTACTAAAACAAAAGCAAAGCGATTCTGAAAGCCTTGTCAAAGAAGTTGCCCAACTCAAGCTCCAAGTCGCAGAACAAAAACAGCGCGTAGGACTCACCGCCAACTATGCTTCACTCATGGACTTTGTAAGCGATCGGCTCCAAGTTGACGACTATGGCAAACGACTAGGACTAATGCAACAGGTCAAGCAAGATCTCGCCGCCCTCTCCGATCGCCTTACCGATTGGCAACATAACCGCGAAGAATTAAAAAAATTCTTCCCAAGAGGTCCCGCGCGAGTCGTTCTCTACATCGATGACCTAGATCGTTGTCCACCCGATCGCGTTGTCGAAGTCCTAGAATCAGTCCAACTCCTGCTCAACACAAAATTATTCATTGTCGTGTTAGGCATCGATGATCGCTATATCGCCCGTGCCTTAGAACAAGTCTACGAAGGCGTTCTCAAGCGTGGCGGCAAACCCTCTGGACTTGACTATCTCGAAAAAATCATCCAGATTCCCTACAGAATGCGCCCCATTTCATCCTCACAGATTGACAGTTACCTTCGCGCCCAAACCAAAATAGCCAAGCCCCAAGCCCCATCAACACCTGTTGAAAAAGACGACATCCCCACAAAAATAAAACCACAGGAAGAAACACAAGAAGCGATCGCACCTTTATCAGATCTAAGTGTTCAAACTTCCGAAGTTATGGAACCTGAAGCATCTGCGATCGACACCCCAGAATCCTTAGAAAATCCACAATCCATCCCCACTCAAACCACTCAAGCATCGACCATTCAAACCCCACAAGCCCCAACTTTCACAGATGAGACTACATTCCTCGAAACCATCGCCCAAACCATCGAATTTGAAGAATCAGAATTTCAACTGTTAGTCAACTGCTGCAAACATGTTGACATCACACCCCGCACCGCCAAACGACTGATCAACATCTACAAGATCTTGCAAATTATCTGGTCAACGCGCAGTCAAAAAGGAGCAAAAGCCCCCACAGATCAAGACAAGCGCATCGTTATGTCATTTCTGGCGCTTTCAGGACGCTACCCCACCTATATGCGAAACCTATTTGAAGAAATTGACTTACTTTTTGAAGAAATGATTTCAATTGACTTACTTTTTGAAGAAATGATTTCAGAAGAATCTCCCCTTGAAATTTACCTAGAAGAACTACTCGAACCCATCAAGCCCACAGCGAAAGAAAGAGATCGCTATGCCCAGAGAGAATGGCGCAAATTTACCAACGACATTAAACGAATGCTTGAACCTGATCAAGCTCACCCCACCAAAATCAAAGTTGATCGCGAAATTTTTAACCTCATGCTCTCCTTCTGCTTTGTCGGTGATATCGGCTACGATCCCGATGATTTCGAGTCAAAGGTCTGA
- the cobN gene encoding cobaltochelatase subunit CobN, giving the protein MHRIATISGGWNQSTDSVVFVDQQPAPIVIITAADTDIQTLAAATANLPEDFPQIRVVNVLQLQQQIAIDTYAEEVLEQAKVIIVRLIGGQSYWSYGLEVVKETVANTGAVLIVLPGDERPDPSLTSHSTTSLTLVNQAWQYFIEAGISNYQNLLKFIAKEFIEIPIEYAIPQSVPRIGIFDPPQSALKRGKKKEILPPFSRGAGGDLGLVAILFYRAHYLSGNTGAIAALCKALTERNLTPLPIYVSSLKEPDVQAELIHYCLPESGQKVDVILNTTSFSLASLKTDTPQVDLWEALNVPVFQVIFSGGLKKTWVNGTQGLNPRDMAMNVVLPEVDGRIITRAVSFKAMQGQNLALQTEVLTYEPVRSRINFVADLAVKWIQLKHTDIGDRKIALILANYPNRDGRLANGVGLDTPASCLKILKALRSSGYSVGELPETSDELMKLLTTGVTNDRESFGVRQVNQSLALEDYQSYFQNLPEPVQNGIQTRWNQPKCEKEFAIAGMQFGNIFVGIQPSRGYDLDPTLNYHAPDLEPTHDYMAFYHWVRDKFNAHAIAHIGKHGNLEWLPGKSVALSENCYPEAAFGAMPHFYPFIVNDPGEGSQAKRRSQAVILDHLTPPMTRAELYGGLQQLEGLIDEYYEAETLDPSRLCMIRDRLIETIKQENLYHDLGISLDRLEDSLNTILTTADGYLCEIKEAQIRDGLHIFGQCPEGRQLRDLVVAIARNPTAHRLGLTRAIAQDWGLDFDPLTANLGDSLPAISHPRLANCRIIGDAVEVIEEYAAELVDALTPRPSPAGEGNRNLFLAPSPAGEGWGEGLVIQTELTWIRDRLLPSLYKTSQEITNLLRGLNGEYVPSGASGAPTRGRPEVLPTGRNFYSVDIRAVPTETAWDIGRKAADVLIETYTQEHGEYPQTLGLSIWGTSTMRTGGDDLAEALALLGVQPVWDGVSRRVVDFEILPLSILSRPRVDVTLRISGFFRDAFPNLIDLFDSAVNAVANLDEPADQNPLAAKVQAESVQWQREGLTLEQAQERSRYRVFGSKPSAYGAGLQGLIESQNWESEQDLARAYINWSAYAYTSKSEGKSAPEAFNQRLSNMQIVLQNQDNREHDILDSDDYYQFQGGMTTAVKSISGNAPEVYFGDNSRMAQPKVRKLSEEIARVYRSRVVNPKWIAGAMRHGYKGAFEMSATLDYLFAYDATTDCVSDFMYEGVAEAYIFNPEVQNFIKSSNPWALRDMSERLLEANQRGMWQDVTADMLDRLKAIANDAEGAIESQTG; this is encoded by the coding sequence ATGCACCGTATTGCCACTATTTCAGGTGGATGGAACCAGTCCACCGACAGCGTTGTTTTTGTTGATCAGCAACCTGCACCGATTGTGATCATCACGGCTGCGGATACGGATATCCAAACCCTTGCGGCGGCTACGGCAAACTTACCTGAAGATTTTCCACAGATTAGGGTGGTGAATGTCTTGCAATTGCAGCAACAAATCGCGATCGACACTTATGCAGAAGAGGTTTTAGAGCAAGCAAAAGTCATTATTGTGCGATTAATTGGGGGACAGTCTTACTGGAGCTATGGCTTAGAGGTGGTTAAGGAAACTGTGGCAAATACGGGCGCAGTTTTGATTGTATTGCCGGGGGATGAGCGACCTGATCCGAGCTTAACGAGTCATTCCACAACCTCGCTAACTTTGGTGAATCAGGCTTGGCAATATTTCATCGAAGCAGGAATATCTAATTATCAGAATTTATTGAAGTTTATTGCTAAGGAATTTATAGAGATACCGATAGAATATGCAATTCCGCAATCCGTGCCTCGGATTGGGATATTTGATCCCCCTCAATCCGCCTTAAAAAGGGGGAAGAAGAAAGAAATTCTCCCCCCTTTCTCAAGGGGGGCTGGGGGGGATCTCGGATTAGTGGCGATTCTTTTTTATCGCGCTCATTATTTGTCAGGAAATACGGGGGCGATCGCAGCTTTATGTAAAGCCTTAACTGAGCGTAATCTTACACCTTTACCTATTTATGTTTCATCCTTAAAAGAACCCGATGTGCAAGCGGAATTAATTCACTATTGCTTGCCTGAATCTGGTCAAAAGGTTGATGTGATTTTGAATACGACTAGCTTCTCTTTGGCAAGTTTAAAAACCGATACGCCACAGGTTGATCTTTGGGAAGCTTTGAATGTGCCAGTATTTCAGGTGATTTTTAGTGGCGGACTTAAGAAAACTTGGGTAAATGGTACACAGGGATTAAATCCTCGCGATATGGCGATGAATGTGGTCTTGCCTGAAGTTGATGGCAGGATTATTACAAGGGCAGTCTCCTTTAAAGCGATGCAGGGTCAGAATCTCGCTTTGCAAACGGAAGTATTGACCTATGAACCTGTGCGATCGCGCATCAATTTTGTGGCAGATCTGGCGGTGAAATGGATACAGCTAAAGCATACAGATATAGGCGATCGCAAAATTGCGCTGATTCTTGCTAACTATCCTAATCGTGATGGCAGATTAGCCAACGGAGTCGGTTTAGATACGCCAGCCAGTTGTTTAAAGATTCTTAAGGCTTTGCGAAGTTCAGGCTATAGCGTTGGTGAACTTCCTGAAACTAGCGATGAATTGATGAAGTTATTAACTACAGGTGTAACCAATGATCGCGAATCCTTTGGAGTACGTCAGGTTAATCAATCTTTAGCATTAGAAGATTATCAAAGCTATTTTCAGAATTTGCCTGAACCCGTCCAAAATGGAATTCAGACAAGATGGAATCAGCCAAAGTGCGAGAAAGAATTTGCGATCGCTGGTATGCAATTCGGCAATATTTTTGTCGGTATTCAACCATCACGGGGCTACGATCTCGATCCTACCCTCAATTACCATGCGCCCGATTTAGAGCCAACCCATGACTATATGGCTTTCTATCATTGGGTGCGCGACAAGTTTAATGCCCACGCGATCGCCCATATCGGCAAACATGGCAATCTCGAATGGCTTCCTGGAAAAAGTGTGGCTCTGTCAGAAAATTGCTATCCTGAAGCCGCCTTTGGTGCGATGCCCCATTTTTATCCCTTTATTGTCAATGACCCTGGAGAAGGTTCTCAAGCGAAAAGGCGATCGCAAGCGGTCATTCTCGATCACCTCACGCCGCCGATGACTCGCGCCGAGTTGTATGGTGGCTTGCAGCAATTGGAAGGCTTGATTGATGAATATTACGAAGCAGAAACCCTAGATCCTTCACGCTTGTGCATGATTCGCGATCGCCTGATCGAAACCATCAAGCAGGAAAATCTCTATCATGATTTAGGAATTTCCCTAGATCGTTTAGAGGATTCGCTGAATACGATTCTCACCACTGCCGATGGTTATCTTTGCGAAATTAAGGAAGCACAAATTCGTGATGGTTTGCATATTTTCGGTCAATGCCCAGAAGGTCGGCAGTTAAGGGATTTAGTCGTAGCGATCGCCCGTAATCCGACGGCTCATCGTTTGGGGCTGACGCGAGCGATCGCGCAAGACTGGGGTCTAGATTTCGATCCATTGACTGCGAATTTAGGCGATTCACTTCCAGCAATTTCTCATCCACGTTTAGCGAATTGTCGGATTATCGGCGATGCAGTAGAAGTTATAGAGGAATATGCAGCGGAGTTGGTGGATGCCCTCACCCCTAGACCCTCTCCCGCAGGAGAGGGGAATAGGAATCTTTTTCTTGCTCCCTCTCCTGCGGGAGAGGGTTGGGGTGAGGGTCTGGTGATTCAAACAGAACTAACATGGATTCGCGATCGCCTCCTCCCCTCTCTCTACAAAACTAGTCAAGAAATTACGAATCTCCTGCGCGGACTCAATGGTGAATATGTACCTAGTGGCGCATCAGGTGCGCCGACAAGGGGCAGACCCGAAGTATTACCCACTGGACGGAACTTCTATTCGGTCGATATTCGCGCAGTACCGACCGAAACCGCTTGGGATATTGGGCGTAAGGCTGCGGATGTGCTGATCGAAACTTACACGCAAGAGCATGGCGAATATCCACAAACCTTAGGGCTATCGATTTGGGGAACTTCCACAATGCGAACGGGTGGTGATGACCTAGCTGAAGCGCTGGCTTTATTAGGCGTGCAACCTGTTTGGGATGGCGTATCGCGGCGCGTGGTGGATTTTGAGATTTTGCCTTTATCGATCCTCAGTCGTCCCCGTGTGGATGTGACTTTGCGGATTTCAGGATTCTTTCGAGATGCATTCCCAAATCTCATCGATTTATTTGATAGTGCGGTGAATGCAGTGGCGAATCTTGATGAACCTGCTGATCAGAATCCCCTAGCGGCAAAAGTTCAAGCAGAATCCGTACAATGGCAAAGAGAAGGATTAACTTTAGAACAAGCCCAAGAGCGATCGCGTTATCGGGTATTTGGCTCCAAGCCAAGCGCCTATGGTGCAGGTTTGCAAGGTTTGATCGAGTCGCAAAACTGGGAAAGTGAGCAGGATTTAGCGCGAGCCTATATCAATTGGAGTGCCTACGCCTATACCAGTAAATCCGAGGGTAAATCCGCCCCTGAAGCTTTTAACCAGCGACTCAGTAATATGCAAATCGTACTGCAAAATCAGGACAATCGCGAGCATGACATTCTCGATTCCGATGATTATTATCAATTTCAGGGTGGGATGACAACGGCTGTCAAATCCATATCTGGTAACGCTCCAGAAGTGTACTTTGGTGATAATTCACGGATGGCACAGCCCAAGGTTCGCAAATTGAGTGAAGAGATTGCGCGAGTCTATCGATCGCGTGTCGTTAATCCCAAATGGATAGCGGGAGCAATGCGTCACGGTTACAAAGGGGCTTTTGAAATGTCGGCAACCCTTGATTATCTGTTTGCCTATGATGCTACGACTGACTGCGTTTCTGACTTCATGTATGAGGGTGTTGCGGAGGCATATATTTTTAATCCTGAAGTCCAGAATTTTATTAAGTCTAGCAATCCTTGGGCGTTGCGAGATATGTCAGAACGTCTACTAGAAGCGAATCAGCGTGGGATGTGGCAAGATGTGACTGCGGATATGTTGGATCGCTTAAAGGCGATCGCCAATGATGCTGAAGGGGCGATCGAATCGCAAACAGGTTAA